The proteins below come from a single Beutenbergia cavernae DSM 12333 genomic window:
- a CDS encoding multifunctional oxoglutarate decarboxylase/oxoglutarate dehydrogenase thiamine pyrophosphate-binding subunit/dihydrolipoyllysine-residue succinyltransferase subunit gives MSTQAHPEPSSLAATFGANEWLIEELRAKYEKDATLVDPEWREFFARQDATTTTSPPTPAPAAPRNGEAPAARPAAPQAAAPAPAKPAPPAPAPAAPAPAAPAPEAPAPEAPAPPAHAAAPSADPRAELAQEDVRADLPPTQPRAAAQPPTAPYTQRLSGVRDEAATAVGDDEVTKLRGPAARVVVNMETSLTVPTATSVRAVPAKLLVDNRIVVNNHLARSRGGKVSFTHLIGFAVVEALADMPEMNAGYREVDGKPGVTHPSHVNFGLAIDLAKPDGTRQLLVPSIKGAEAMDFATFWTAYENLVRTARGGKLTADDFAGTTISLTNPGTIGTVHSVPRLMSGQGTIIGVGAMDYPAEFLGASADTLARLGISKVLTLTSTYDHRIIQGAQSGDFLRIIHSKLIGEDGFYDRVFASLRVPYEPVRWTKDIADDPATELGKPARIAELIHAYRSRGHLMADTDPLAYRQRRHPDLDVQNHGLTLWDLDRTFPTGGFGGKPQMPLRDVLGLLRDSYCRTIGSEYMHLHDPAQRRWLQERLESGYTKPSAEKQRQIIHKLNAAEAFETFLQTKYVGQKRFSLEGGESLIPMLDTILAGAAHDGLDSVAIGMPHRGRLNVLANVAGKSYAQIFSEFEGNQDPKTVQGSGDVKYHLGTEGMYTSPTGEQTSVYLAANPSHLEAVDGVLEGVVRAKQDRIDLGGEGFSVLPVLIHGDAAFAGQGVVTETLNLSQLRGYRTGGTVHIIVNNQVGFTTGASSSRSTLYTTDVAKGLQIPVFRVNGDDPEAVSRVAELAYAYRQEFHKDVIIDMVCYRRRGHNEGDDPSMTQPVMYSLIENKRSVRTLYTESLIGRGDLSAEDAEKALADYQGELERAFRETREGGWTPSADSEPVAGLERPESQLEDAGTMVGWETAVPSFVLERVGDAHVRPPEGFTVHPKLAALMSKRAEMAKAGGVDWAFGELLAFGSLLLEGTPVRLAGQDSRRGTFVQRHSVLHDHRTGAEWTPLMYLSADQAKFWVYDSSLSEFAALGFEYGYSVERPDALVLWEAQFGDFVNGAQTIVDEFISSAQQKWGQRSSVVLLLPHGYEHQGPDHSSARIERFLQLCAEDNMIVAQPSTPASHFHLLRRQAYERPRRPLVVFTPKQLLRLKAATSSVEDFTHGTFRTVIGDDAVEASSVRRVLLCSGRVYYDLLAAREKGTHGADDATAIVRLEQFYPLDGEALLAELDAYPGAEVVWVQDEPENQGAWTFLAMRLPALLGDRSFRVVSRPASAAPAAGSAKASQAELAEIIAAAYAG, from the coding sequence GTGTCAACGCAGGCACACCCCGAACCTTCCTCCCTGGCCGCGACCTTCGGCGCGAACGAATGGCTCATCGAAGAGCTCCGCGCGAAGTACGAGAAGGACGCCACGCTCGTCGACCCGGAGTGGCGCGAGTTCTTCGCCCGGCAGGATGCAACGACGACGACGTCGCCGCCGACCCCCGCTCCCGCGGCTCCGCGCAACGGCGAGGCACCCGCCGCCCGCCCCGCAGCTCCCCAGGCAGCCGCACCGGCACCGGCGAAGCCCGCCCCTCCGGCGCCGGCCCCCGCGGCGCCGGCCCCCGCGGCGCCGGCCCCCGAGGCGCCGGCCCCCGAGGCGCCGGCTCCTCCGGCGCACGCCGCCGCGCCGTCGGCCGACCCGCGCGCCGAGCTCGCCCAGGAGGACGTGCGCGCCGACCTGCCGCCGACCCAGCCGCGCGCCGCGGCGCAGCCCCCGACCGCTCCGTACACGCAGCGGCTGTCGGGCGTCCGGGACGAGGCGGCCACCGCCGTCGGCGACGACGAGGTCACGAAGCTGCGCGGTCCGGCCGCTCGCGTCGTCGTGAACATGGAGACGTCGCTGACCGTCCCGACCGCCACGAGCGTCCGCGCCGTCCCGGCGAAGCTGCTCGTCGACAACCGCATCGTCGTCAACAACCACCTCGCCCGGTCGCGCGGCGGGAAGGTCTCGTTCACGCACCTCATCGGGTTCGCCGTCGTCGAGGCGCTGGCCGACATGCCGGAGATGAACGCCGGGTACCGCGAGGTCGACGGCAAGCCGGGCGTCACGCACCCGTCGCACGTCAACTTCGGTCTCGCGATCGACCTCGCCAAGCCGGACGGCACGCGCCAGCTCCTCGTCCCGTCGATCAAGGGCGCGGAGGCGATGGACTTCGCCACGTTCTGGACGGCGTACGAGAACCTGGTGCGCACCGCCCGCGGCGGGAAGCTCACGGCCGACGACTTCGCCGGGACGACGATCTCCCTGACGAACCCCGGGACGATCGGCACCGTGCACTCCGTGCCGCGGCTCATGAGCGGCCAGGGCACGATCATCGGCGTCGGCGCGATGGACTACCCGGCGGAGTTCCTCGGGGCGTCAGCGGACACGCTCGCCCGGCTCGGGATCTCCAAGGTCCTCACGCTGACCTCGACGTACGACCACCGCATCATCCAGGGCGCGCAGAGCGGCGACTTCCTGCGCATCATCCACTCGAAGCTCATCGGCGAGGACGGCTTCTACGACCGCGTCTTCGCGTCGCTGCGCGTCCCGTACGAGCCCGTGCGCTGGACGAAGGACATCGCCGACGACCCGGCCACCGAGCTGGGCAAGCCGGCGCGCATCGCCGAGCTCATCCACGCGTACCGCTCACGCGGGCACCTCATGGCGGACACCGACCCGCTCGCCTACCGCCAGCGGCGCCACCCGGATCTCGACGTCCAGAACCACGGCCTCACGCTCTGGGACCTCGACCGCACGTTCCCGACGGGCGGGTTCGGCGGCAAGCCGCAGATGCCCCTGCGCGACGTCCTCGGCCTGCTCCGGGACTCCTACTGCCGCACCATCGGCAGCGAGTACATGCACCTGCACGACCCCGCGCAGCGGCGCTGGCTGCAGGAGCGGCTCGAGTCGGGGTACACGAAGCCGTCGGCGGAGAAGCAGCGGCAGATCATCCACAAGCTCAACGCGGCCGAGGCGTTCGAGACGTTCCTCCAGACGAAGTACGTCGGGCAGAAGCGGTTCAGCCTCGAGGGCGGCGAGTCGCTCATCCCGATGCTCGACACGATCCTCGCCGGCGCCGCGCACGACGGTCTCGACTCCGTCGCGATCGGCATGCCGCACCGCGGCCGCCTCAACGTGCTCGCCAACGTCGCCGGCAAGTCGTACGCGCAGATCTTCTCGGAGTTCGAGGGCAACCAGGACCCGAAGACCGTGCAGGGCAGCGGCGACGTCAAGTACCACCTCGGCACCGAGGGCATGTACACGTCGCCGACCGGGGAGCAGACCTCCGTCTACCTCGCGGCGAACCCGTCCCACCTGGAGGCCGTCGACGGCGTGCTCGAGGGCGTCGTCCGCGCGAAGCAGGACCGGATCGACCTCGGCGGCGAGGGCTTCTCCGTGCTGCCGGTGCTCATCCACGGCGACGCCGCGTTCGCCGGCCAGGGAGTGGTCACCGAGACGCTCAACCTGTCCCAGCTGCGCGGCTACCGCACCGGGGGCACGGTGCACATCATCGTGAACAACCAGGTGGGCTTCACCACCGGGGCGTCGAGCTCGCGGTCCACGCTGTACACGACCGACGTCGCCAAGGGACTGCAGATCCCGGTCTTCCGCGTGAACGGCGACGACCCCGAGGCCGTGTCGCGCGTCGCGGAGCTCGCGTACGCCTACCGCCAGGAGTTCCACAAGGACGTCATCATCGACATGGTGTGCTACCGCCGTCGCGGGCACAACGAGGGTGACGACCCGTCGATGACGCAGCCGGTGATGTACTCGCTGATCGAGAACAAGCGCAGCGTCCGCACGCTCTACACGGAGTCGCTCATCGGTCGTGGCGACCTGAGCGCCGAGGACGCCGAGAAGGCGCTGGCGGACTACCAGGGCGAGCTCGAGCGGGCCTTCCGCGAGACCCGCGAGGGCGGGTGGACCCCGTCGGCGGACAGCGAGCCGGTCGCGGGGCTCGAGCGTCCGGAGTCCCAGCTCGAGGACGCCGGCACGATGGTCGGGTGGGAGACGGCGGTCCCGTCCTTCGTGCTCGAGCGCGTCGGCGACGCGCACGTGCGGCCGCCGGAGGGGTTCACCGTCCACCCGAAGCTCGCGGCGCTCATGTCCAAGCGCGCGGAGATGGCGAAGGCCGGCGGCGTCGACTGGGCGTTCGGCGAGCTCCTCGCGTTCGGTTCCCTCCTGCTCGAGGGCACGCCCGTGCGCCTCGCCGGGCAGGACTCGCGGCGCGGCACGTTCGTCCAGCGGCACTCCGTGCTGCACGACCACCGCACCGGCGCCGAGTGGACGCCGCTCATGTACCTCTCGGCCGACCAGGCGAAGTTCTGGGTCTACGACTCCTCGCTGAGCGAGTTCGCGGCCCTGGGGTTCGAGTACGGCTACTCGGTCGAGCGCCCGGACGCGCTGGTGCTCTGGGAGGCGCAGTTCGGCGACTTCGTCAACGGCGCGCAGACGATCGTCGACGAGTTCATCTCGTCCGCGCAGCAGAAGTGGGGCCAGCGGTCGTCGGTCGTCCTGCTGCTCCCGCACGGGTACGAGCACCAGGGTCCGGACCACTCCTCCGCCCGCATCGAGCGCTTCCTGCAGCTGTGCGCCGAGGACAACATGATCGTGGCGCAGCCGTCGACGCCGGCGAGCCATTTTCACCTGCTGCGCCGGCAGGCCTACGAGCGCCCGCGGCGTCCGTTGGTCGTGTTCACGCCGAAGCAGCTGCTCCGCCTCAAGGCCGCGACCTCGAGCGTCGAGGACTTCACGCACGGCACGTTCCGCACGGTGATCGGCGACGACGCCGTCGAGGCGTCGTCGGTCCGCCGGGTGCTGCTGTGCTCGGGCCGCGTGTACTACGACCTGCTCGCCGCCCGCGAGAAGGGCACGCACGGCGCTGACGACGCGACGGCGATCGTCCGCCTCGAGCAGTTCTACCCGCTCGACGGCGAGGCGCTGCTGGCCGAGCTCGACGCGTACCCGGGCGCTGAGGTCGTGTGGGTGCAGGACGAGCCCGAGAACCAGGGGGCGTGGACGTTCCTCGCGATGCGCCTGCCGGCGCTCCTCGGTGACCGCTCGTTCCGCGTGGTGTCCCGCCCGGCGTCGGCGGCCCCGGCGGCGGGCTCCGCGAAGGCGAGCCAGGCCGAGCTGGCCGAGATCATCGCGGCGGCCTACGCCGGCTGA
- a CDS encoding HAMP domain-containing sensor histidine kinase, which translates to MSGAARHARSGAPTPPLRYAALDVRPLDRLTSIKYKLGVLVAASVTVSSFVVWWGRSSEPPLRWYMTFPFAIALALVVTQLLARGMTSPLREMTSAARAMSNGEYGIRVRATSHDEVGQLAHAFNAMARDLASVDEARREIVANVSHELRTPVAALRAQLENMVDGVTRPDEEALQAALDQTERLTRLVTYLLDLSRLEAGATGLHLQDVEVQDFLEEVVDAASHAARAAGRTVAWEVSTSPEDLHVRADAERLHQVVLNLLANATRHSPPGGTVRVRASQAPIGDEIVIDVVDEGTGIPPEERERIFERFQRGNAPAQTGGISTGGTGLGLAIARWAVGLHGGTLTVVDTERTPLTVPVGADRDERVLRGQGATLRIRLPIDGPAERSEQPSGT; encoded by the coding sequence ATGAGCGGCGCGGCACGGCACGCCCGGTCCGGTGCTCCGACGCCGCCGCTGCGGTACGCCGCGCTCGACGTGCGGCCGCTCGACCGCCTGACGTCGATCAAGTACAAGCTCGGCGTCCTTGTCGCGGCGTCCGTCACGGTGTCGTCCTTCGTCGTGTGGTGGGGACGTAGTTCCGAGCCTCCGCTGCGCTGGTACATGACGTTCCCGTTCGCGATCGCCCTGGCGCTCGTCGTGACACAGCTGCTCGCCCGCGGGATGACGTCCCCGCTACGCGAGATGACGAGCGCCGCGCGGGCGATGTCGAACGGCGAGTACGGCATCCGCGTTCGCGCGACGAGCCACGACGAGGTGGGCCAGCTGGCGCACGCGTTCAACGCGATGGCGCGCGACCTCGCGTCCGTGGACGAGGCGCGCCGCGAGATCGTCGCGAACGTCTCGCACGAGCTCCGCACCCCCGTGGCCGCGCTGCGCGCACAGCTGGAGAACATGGTCGACGGCGTCACGCGTCCCGACGAGGAGGCGCTCCAGGCGGCGCTCGACCAGACGGAGCGCCTCACGCGGCTCGTCACGTACCTGCTCGACCTCTCGCGCCTCGAAGCCGGCGCGACCGGGCTGCACCTCCAGGACGTCGAGGTGCAGGACTTCCTCGAGGAGGTCGTCGACGCCGCGTCCCACGCCGCGCGAGCGGCGGGGCGGACCGTGGCCTGGGAGGTGTCGACGTCGCCCGAGGACCTCCATGTGCGCGCCGACGCCGAGCGCCTGCACCAGGTGGTGCTCAACCTCCTCGCGAACGCCACCCGCCACTCCCCGCCCGGGGGCACGGTGCGGGTGCGCGCGTCGCAGGCGCCGATCGGCGACGAGATCGTCATCGACGTCGTCGACGAGGGCACCGGCATCCCGCCCGAGGAGCGCGAGCGCATCTTCGAGCGCTTCCAGCGCGGCAACGCCCCGGCCCAGACGGGCGGGATCAGCACCGGCGGGACCGGTCTCGGCCTGGCGATCGCGCGCTGGGCGGTCGGCCTGCACGGCGGCACGCTCACCGTCGTCGACACCGAACGCACCCCGCTCACGGTGCCCGTCGGCGCGGACCGCGACGAACGGGTCCTCCGGGGCCAGGGAGCGACGCTGCGCATCCGGCTCCCGATCGACGGACCCGCCGAGCGGTCCGAGCAGCCCAGCGGGACCTGA
- a CDS encoding response regulator transcription factor, protein MSQNGAEEATRVLVVEDEPDIATSIARRFTAEGWTVEIASDGLAGVEAAKRYAPDVIVLDVMLPGIDGLEVCRRIQAEDPRAVPILMLTARDDETDLLVGLGVGADDYMTKPFSMRELLARVKALLRRHERVSRLAAVPADPRAEPPLELGDLVIDRAQRRVHRAGTEAHLTPTEFDLLVCLASSPRTVLTREQLLEEVWDWVDASGTRTVDSHVKALRRKLGADLIRTVHGVGYSLEPPPT, encoded by the coding sequence ATGAGCCAGAACGGGGCCGAGGAGGCCACGCGGGTACTCGTCGTCGAGGACGAGCCCGACATCGCGACGAGCATCGCCCGGCGCTTCACCGCCGAAGGGTGGACGGTCGAGATCGCGTCCGACGGCCTCGCCGGCGTCGAGGCCGCGAAGCGGTACGCGCCCGACGTCATCGTGCTGGACGTCATGCTGCCCGGGATCGACGGGCTCGAGGTGTGCCGCCGCATCCAGGCCGAGGACCCCCGGGCCGTCCCGATCCTCATGCTGACCGCGCGTGACGACGAGACGGACCTGCTCGTCGGCCTGGGCGTCGGCGCCGACGACTACATGACCAAGCCGTTCTCGATGCGGGAGCTGCTCGCCCGGGTCAAGGCGCTGCTGCGCCGGCACGAGCGCGTGAGCCGGCTCGCCGCCGTCCCGGCGGACCCGCGTGCGGAACCCCCGCTCGAGCTCGGCGACCTCGTCATCGATCGTGCGCAGCGACGCGTGCACCGGGCCGGGACCGAGGCGCATCTCACACCCACGGAGTTCGACCTCCTCGTGTGCCTGGCGTCGTCGCCGCGCACGGTGCTCACGCGGGAGCAGCTGCTCGAGGAGGTCTGGGACTGGGTCGACGCGAGCGGGACCAGGACCGTCGACTCGCACGTCAAGGCGCTGCGGCGCAAGCTGGGCGCCGACCTGATCCGCACCGTGCACGGCGTCGGCTACTCGCTCGAACCGCCGCCCACATGA
- a CDS encoding M23 family metallopeptidase — protein sequence MTSGEPEATTLTRRQLREAALAVENAQREADLVAEFERLLAAQRAARVGDGVGVAFATLPLPAQAEPAGSVTAVSAPALAVAPDVEDTAAMLAILDAPDGAPPARPSVDDVPEAEHQPAMALVPPAGLGFDWPDPRPARTPSAKGRHWVPRLAVLSALGAATIVIPVTATSQAQTPNIPVPQATSSALDTLATASASSLAAAATPDEPSADSTLGADQLAQARAVVSASRSAGRGEVVCSATGTEGNGALAAIDAAAVVDVVMPLQDGTYRVTSQFGYRWGGTHEGVDYAAPSGTPIHAVAGGEVIYTGGGKEGRSGQLVIIEHDFDGQKVWSWYVHMYPSGVYVSEGDQVLAGDVIGAVGSYGNSTGPHLHLEIHVDDELSTVDPPSWLAEHDAMTMTTSGSLCS from the coding sequence GTGACGTCCGGCGAGCCGGAGGCGACGACCCTCACGCGGCGTCAGCTCCGCGAGGCGGCGCTCGCCGTCGAGAACGCGCAGCGGGAGGCCGATCTCGTCGCCGAGTTCGAGCGCCTCCTCGCCGCCCAGCGCGCCGCGCGCGTGGGCGACGGCGTCGGTGTGGCGTTCGCGACGCTTCCGCTGCCTGCTCAGGCGGAGCCGGCCGGCAGCGTGACCGCTGTGTCCGCTCCGGCCCTCGCCGTCGCGCCGGACGTCGAGGACACGGCAGCGATGCTCGCGATCCTCGACGCGCCCGACGGGGCGCCGCCCGCGCGCCCATCCGTGGACGATGTGCCCGAGGCGGAGCACCAGCCGGCGATGGCGCTCGTTCCGCCGGCCGGCCTCGGATTCGACTGGCCGGACCCGCGGCCGGCGCGTACCCCGAGCGCCAAGGGTCGGCACTGGGTGCCGCGGCTCGCGGTGCTCTCCGCGCTCGGGGCGGCGACGATCGTGATCCCCGTCACGGCGACCTCGCAGGCGCAGACCCCGAACATCCCCGTGCCACAGGCGACGTCGAGCGCCCTCGACACGCTCGCGACGGCGTCGGCGTCCTCGCTCGCCGCGGCAGCGACGCCCGACGAGCCGAGCGCGGACTCCACGCTCGGCGCCGATCAGCTCGCCCAGGCCCGCGCCGTCGTCAGCGCCAGCAGGTCCGCGGGCCGCGGGGAGGTCGTGTGCTCGGCCACCGGGACTGAAGGGAACGGCGCGCTCGCAGCGATCGACGCGGCCGCCGTCGTCGACGTCGTGATGCCACTGCAGGACGGGACGTACCGCGTCACGTCGCAGTTCGGCTACCGCTGGGGCGGGACGCACGAGGGCGTCGACTACGCGGCGCCGTCGGGTACTCCCATCCATGCGGTCGCGGGCGGTGAGGTCATCTACACCGGCGGCGGCAAGGAAGGGCGCAGCGGGCAGCTCGTCATCATCGAGCACGACTTCGACGGGCAGAAGGTGTGGAGCTGGTACGTCCACATGTACCCGAGCGGCGTCTACGTCAGCGAGGGCGACCAGGTGCTCGCGGGTGATGTCATCGGTGCCGTCGGCTCGTACGGCAACTCGACCGGCCCGCACCTGCACCTCGAGATCCACGTCGACGACGAGCTGTCCACCGTCGACCCGCCGAGCTGGCTCGCCGAGCACGACGCGATGACGATGACGACCTCCGGGTCGCTCTGCTCCTGA
- a CDS encoding aldose 1-epimerase family protein, translated as MSTVQTPSGEQYILRDPASDAVAVVTEVGATLRSFSVGGRDVISSFAADRVAPASHGAVLVPWPNRIRDGRYSFDGVTYQLPLTEPARGTALHGLVNWQRWRVVTWEEQEVRLAIDPPPIPGYPFGLHVEIGYRLSGQGLEIELVTTNTGTHAAPYGVGFHPWLSPGPDPLDVATLSLDATGWVRPDDRLLPTGVEDLPEHLDFRNPRELGDVVIDDAFTGATRDDDGLSWIRLTGRDGRTAAVWMDESLCCWQMCTGDEVADVALRRSGIAAEPMTCVADAFNTGDDLVRLEPGAEHRVRWGLRLD; from the coding sequence ATGAGCACCGTCCAGACGCCGTCAGGCGAGCAGTACATCCTGCGCGATCCCGCGTCCGACGCCGTCGCCGTCGTCACCGAGGTCGGCGCCACCCTGCGGTCCTTCAGCGTGGGTGGCCGCGACGTGATCAGCTCGTTCGCCGCCGACCGGGTCGCTCCCGCCTCGCACGGTGCCGTGCTCGTGCCGTGGCCGAACCGCATCCGCGACGGTCGCTACTCCTTCGACGGCGTCACCTACCAGCTCCCGCTCACGGAGCCGGCCCGCGGCACCGCGCTGCACGGGCTCGTCAACTGGCAGCGCTGGCGCGTCGTGACGTGGGAGGAGCAGGAGGTCCGGCTCGCGATCGACCCGCCGCCGATCCCCGGCTACCCGTTCGGCCTGCACGTCGAGATCGGGTACCGCCTGTCGGGCCAGGGCCTGGAGATCGAGCTCGTCACCACGAACACCGGCACGCACGCCGCGCCGTACGGCGTCGGCTTCCATCCCTGGCTCTCGCCCGGCCCGGACCCGCTCGACGTCGCCACGCTGTCGCTGGACGCGACGGGATGGGTCCGGCCCGACGACCGACTGCTCCCGACCGGCGTCGAGGACCTGCCTGAGCACCTGGACTTCCGGAACCCGCGCGAGCTCGGCGACGTCGTCATCGACGACGCGTTCACCGGCGCGACCCGGGACGACGACGGGCTGTCCTGGATCCGGCTCACGGGCCGCGACGGCCGGACCGCCGCCGTCTGGATGGACGAGTCGCTGTGCTGCTGGCAGATGTGCACGGGCGACGAGGTCGCCGACGTCGCGCTCCGCCGCTCCGGGATCGCCGCCGAGCCGATGACGTGCGTCGCCGACGCGTTCAACACCGGGGACGACCTGGTCCGGCTCGAGCCGGGAGCGGAGCACCGCGTCCGGTGGGGACTGCGGCTCGACTGA
- the lysA gene encoding diaminopimelate decarboxylase — protein sequence MEAERTEIQPGVGAGEPPWSAGVARRATGELEVAGVPVSDLAGRFGTPVYVLDEADLRARARAYRDAFTRELAPSSVHVYYAGKAFLSIAVARWVHAEGLRIDTATGGELAVALRAGIPGADIGMHGNNKSDAEIDRALAAGVGRIVVDSLPEVARVADAAARRGVRAPVMVRVTTGVHAGGHEYISTAHEDQKFGLSIAAGRAEEAVAAVLARPELELLGLHSHIGSQVLEAEAFTVAARSVLELRARIAETHGVLVGEVDLGGGYGVAYLPGEVPLDPAMLAAELARTVREVCAELGTDVPDVSIEPGRAIVAPAGCTLYTVGTVKPVRATDGADRLYVSVDGGMSDSIRPALYGAAYTATIASRASAAPPVRSRVVGKHCESGDIVVHDVDLPADVAAGDLLAVPATGAYGRSMASQYNLVPRPGVVAVAGGEARAVIRRETEEDVLALDLG from the coding sequence ATGGAAGCGGAGCGGACCGAGATCCAGCCAGGTGTCGGCGCGGGCGAGCCGCCCTGGTCGGCCGGCGTCGCCCGCCGTGCCACCGGAGAGCTCGAGGTCGCCGGCGTGCCGGTGAGCGACCTCGCCGGCCGCTTCGGCACCCCCGTCTACGTGCTGGACGAGGCGGATCTGCGCGCCCGTGCCCGCGCGTATCGCGACGCGTTCACCCGCGAGCTGGCGCCGTCGAGCGTCCACGTCTACTACGCGGGCAAGGCGTTCCTCTCGATCGCCGTCGCACGCTGGGTGCACGCCGAGGGCCTGCGCATCGACACGGCGACGGGCGGTGAGCTCGCCGTCGCCCTGCGGGCCGGGATCCCGGGCGCCGACATCGGCATGCACGGCAACAACAAGTCGGACGCGGAGATCGACCGGGCGCTCGCGGCGGGCGTGGGACGCATCGTGGTCGACTCCCTGCCGGAGGTCGCTCGCGTGGCCGACGCCGCCGCGCGCCGCGGCGTGCGGGCTCCGGTCATGGTCCGGGTCACCACGGGCGTCCACGCCGGGGGGCACGAGTACATCTCCACGGCGCACGAGGACCAGAAGTTCGGGCTGTCGATCGCGGCCGGCCGGGCGGAGGAGGCGGTCGCCGCCGTGCTCGCTCGCCCGGAGCTCGAGCTGCTCGGCCTGCACTCCCACATCGGTTCGCAGGTCCTCGAGGCGGAGGCGTTCACCGTCGCCGCCCGGTCCGTGCTCGAGCTGCGTGCGCGGATCGCCGAGACGCACGGCGTGCTCGTGGGCGAGGTGGACCTCGGCGGCGGGTACGGCGTCGCCTACCTTCCCGGCGAGGTGCCGCTCGACCCGGCGATGCTCGCCGCTGAGCTCGCCCGCACCGTCCGCGAGGTGTGCGCGGAGCTGGGCACCGACGTTCCCGACGTGTCGATCGAGCCCGGCCGCGCGATCGTCGCTCCGGCCGGGTGCACGCTCTACACGGTGGGGACCGTCAAGCCCGTGCGCGCGACGGACGGGGCCGACCGGCTGTACGTCTCCGTCGACGGGGGCATGAGCGACAGCATCCGGCCCGCGCTCTACGGCGCGGCGTACACGGCGACGATCGCCTCCCGCGCCTCGGCGGCGCCGCCGGTGCGCTCGCGCGTCGTCGGCAAGCACTGCGAGAGCGGTGACATCGTGGTGCACGACGTCGACCTGCCCGCCGACGTCGCGGCCGGCGACCTGCTCGCCGTCCCGGCGACGGGCGCGTACGGCAGGTCCATGGCCAGCCAGTACAACCTCGTGCCGCGGCCCGGCGTCGTCGCCGTCGCCGGCGGCGAGGCCCGCGCCGTGATCCGGCGCGAGACCGAGGAGGACGTGCTCGCGCTCGACCTGGGCTGA
- a CDS encoding homoserine dehydrogenase, with the protein MGAPALRIGLLGCGNVGSQVARLLTEHAADLAARSGTGLELVGVAVRDLGRDRPGIDPALLTDDAAGLVDRSDVVVELMGGLEPARTLVLQAIRAGASVVTGNKALLAQHGPELFAAADAAGVDLHFEAAVAGAVPVVRGVRESLAGDRVLRVVGVVNGTTNFVLDRMTTHGVDLAAALAEAQELGYAEADPSSDVDGADAAAKIAILASLAFHTRVSLADVTRDGIREIRPADVAAAREQGHVVKLLAIAERVGDDAVAVRVHPALLPLDHPLAAVHGPFNAVVVEAEAAGRLMFYGAGAGGQQSASAVLGDVVAAARHRVLGGKSPSESAYADLRVAGPEEVRTRYLVRLRVDDRPGVLAQIAAGVAARGVSIETVRQSVGDGGAIALLTVVTHAASEEALAATARDLAELEPVQAVLSVLRVEGT; encoded by the coding sequence GTGGGCGCACCAGCGCTGCGCATCGGCTTGCTCGGGTGCGGCAACGTCGGGTCCCAGGTCGCCCGACTGCTGACCGAGCACGCCGCCGACCTCGCGGCGCGGTCCGGGACAGGGCTCGAGCTGGTCGGCGTCGCGGTCCGCGACCTCGGACGTGACCGGCCCGGGATCGACCCGGCCCTGCTGACGGACGACGCGGCAGGCCTCGTCGACCGCTCGGACGTCGTCGTCGAGCTCATGGGCGGGCTGGAACCGGCCCGCACGCTCGTGCTCCAGGCGATCCGCGCCGGTGCGAGCGTGGTGACCGGGAACAAGGCGCTCCTCGCACAGCACGGCCCGGAGCTGTTCGCCGCTGCCGACGCCGCGGGGGTCGACCTGCACTTCGAGGCAGCCGTCGCGGGCGCCGTCCCGGTCGTGCGCGGCGTGCGCGAGTCACTGGCCGGCGACCGGGTGCTGCGCGTCGTCGGCGTCGTCAACGGCACGACGAACTTCGTGCTGGACCGCATGACCACCCACGGCGTCGATCTGGCCGCGGCGCTGGCCGAGGCCCAGGAGCTGGGGTACGCCGAGGCCGACCCGAGCTCCGACGTCGACGGCGCTGACGCGGCGGCGAAGATCGCGATCCTCGCGTCGCTGGCGTTCCACACCCGCGTCTCGCTCGCCGACGTCACGCGTGACGGGATCCGGGAGATCCGGCCGGCCGACGTCGCCGCCGCCCGGGAGCAGGGCCACGTCGTCAAGCTGCTCGCCATCGCGGAACGCGTCGGGGACGATGCGGTGGCGGTCCGGGTGCACCCGGCGCTGCTCCCGCTCGACCACCCCCTGGCGGCCGTGCACGGGCCGTTCAACGCGGTGGTCGTCGAGGCCGAGGCCGCCGGTCGCCTCATGTTCTACGGCGCCGGCGCCGGCGGCCAGCAGTCCGCGAGCGCGGTGCTGGGCGACGTCGTCGCCGCGGCCCGGCACCGGGTGCTCGGTGGGAAGTCGCCGAGCGAGTCCGCGTACGCCGACCTCCGGGTGGCCGGCCCTGAGGAGGTGCGCACGCGCTACCTCGTGCGGCTGCGGGTCGACGACCGCCCCGGTGTGCTCGCCCAGATCGCCGCCGGCGTCGCCGCCCGCGGGGTCTCGATCGAGACCGTGCGCCAGAGCGTGGGCGACGGCGGGGCGATCGCGCTCCTCACCGTCGTCACCCATGCGGCGAGCGAGGAAGCGCTCGCGGCCACGGCCCGGGACCTGGCCGAGCTCGAACCGGTGCAGGCGGTGCTGTCCGTCCTGCGGGTGGAAGGAACCTGA